The Primulina tabacum isolate GXHZ01 chromosome 1, ASM2559414v2, whole genome shotgun sequence genome contains the following window.
CGCTATGTAGTTATAATGAACATCAAATTAGTTAAATAAATCTAATTAATATATCCATGACATACTAATTTATTAGTTTCCACTTTTTCATAATAGTTGTTGCAATTTTAGCAGTTTGATATACTGATATTTTGTGATTATACATTTCCGTTAAATTCATGGAAAATTCTTATCATAATgttatacattttaaaaaattgctaatattactaatatatattactattaaaaataaatattataaaattgctAATGTCAACTTTtctagtgtatatatatatatatataaaagaaatgTTTGGATTATTACTTTTAACCCAAGTAACAATAACTGGTAAACTGCATATATCAATGATGTTCATCCTATTACGACAATTCATTGTCGTTATCTAAAAAATACAGCTATTACGCAATTCATTGTCGTTATCTAAAAAATACAGCTAAAAATACATCGGGCGTTACCATTGGTAACAAGAGGTGGCAAAGTATGAAATATTTATCCAAACACCTTAAACGTATAGATTCCACGATTTGATGAAGTAAGATCTCTATCGACTTTAACACCAAAagacaaaaatgaaaaaaaaaaaaactactatACAACCATATTTGTTTTACCAAAGGCAATGGCAACAGTGAAATCTGATTAAACCAAGAAGAATGAATGAATGCGCCAAACAGATTCTAGCACTATCACAAAGAAAGATGATGGTTCAGACGGAAACTTTTTGCACCACAAAAATGACAATGAGAAAAGTGATCCAATATGTGAAAATAGCCAAAATCACTCTCAGAAACTGAAACACAAAACATGTTGCAACAGAGAAATCGCAGAAACGAATTGAAGAAATACAAACTATTAATATTTACACCCAAAAGAAAAGAATTAAACCACAATAAGTAAATAGTagcaaaaaagaagaagaagaagacaaCTCACAGGTACACATGCAAGTCTTAAtggttaaatattttttttaaaaaaatgaaataagaaattattttagTTACCATAAAACATTACATCAATATCTTCGAAAGGGAATCTCCCAGAAGACAACTTAAATTTAGCTTATGAATTTTCAACACTATCATGTTTACATAGTGATCATAAGGAGCCAAACATAATAATTTATAGTTTAAAAACACGCATGGCAAGAAATAAGGGAGCAAAGAACAAGCAGACCTATGTTTACACAGAGCTTAGAGTATCATCAAACAAGGTTACGGAATCAGAGTATGTCTCCCATTCGTCGTCCTCATTTTCTGCAACTTGTTGGGATAATTCCGAGGGCTGAGGTGGGATTTGCAATACTTCAGTGTTACTTTCCAGCATTTCCAATACTTTACTCATCGAGGGTCGATCATCTGGACTCATTTGTATGCACCACAACGCAGCTATTGTCATCCTATTGATTTTCCCCCTACATTCATCATCAGTTTGATCAGCATCTCCGATGTCGAcatcttttcctttgttgacgCGATCATAAATCCAATCTGGAAAATATTTGCTGGCATTTTGATCGTTTGCTGTCAAGTCCTGTCTTAGGCCGACCATTTCCATTAGAAGCATTCCAAAGCTATAGACGTCGGCCTTAAATGAGACCCCTCCGATGCTTCTGTTGATCAACTCAGGAGCCACATAACATATCGTTCCCCGAGCAGCAGTGAGGGTAACGATATTTTTCTCTGTTAAATAAGCTTTCGCAAGCCCAAAATCGGAGATTTTTGGGGTGAAATTTTCAGTTAAAAGTATGTTGTGTGGCTTGATGTCAAAATGCAATATTTGAATGTTACAACCCCGGTGCAGATACTCGATCCCTCGTGCTACTCCAACTGCGATCTTATACTTTGTGTCCCAGCTTAATGAACCATCATCACTTTCTCGATTAAAGATGTACTTCTCGAGTGAACCATTAGACATGAATGTTAGCCAAGATCGAGAAGATCGGatcacaaaaattaatttcttgtGATTTCAATCATCTCTTCTTCACAGGATCGATTGTTCTACGTATTTaacacgaattaattaattacaacaCACAGAAATTAGAGATTATCCTTGAAGCGTGTTTTCGATCTTTCTCTGCACTAGATCTACGCTCCAAACCTCCAAGCCTTCTCCGGTATTCTCTCAAACTCTAAACATAGGATTGTGTGTGGTCACTTATtacaatatcacatatatataatatatatttgtaatatcTTGTAACATAAAAGATAATGACaatatctttttaaaatataaatttaaatggaCAGAATATATTATATCATGTCTAGAAGATTAGATGATAAACTTCCATGTAATATAATAGTCCAGATAAATTTATCCCACATATACCATAAATTATAACTCATATAATTTATCCGAGTTTATATTAGAGCCACCAAAGGGACCTGGTCGgattcaattaaattaagttccaataaattaatttgatccaatcaactcatgattaatcaaaataatttattaatcttattcTACTCCACTAAAAGAATAAGATTGCACTATCAAATTAATTGATATTACTGAAgcacaaaatcaataattatatcCTCTGATTTATCGACCCAACATATCACCCATGTCGATCAATTAGAACATCTAAGACAGGGTATCATGACCATATATCTCATATTAGATATTCATAGCTTCTCAACCCTCATCTTCTTTTTGACAGTCCCATGTGATCACATCACATAATTAACTCAACAAGAATGTTGAATTACTGAGCTCAGATTTTACTGTCTTCTAGAAGAACTTGTGAGTTTATGATCATACCTATTGACTAGATGACAGATTCCATATTACGAACATATGTTCTTTGTTATTTCATTTTGATTCCCAAAACATCGAGATATTGACCAATAGTTTGGTCTTACTAATTGATGTATCAAAGAACTTCAAGTTAGTAATCAAAGTTCATTATCCGCTCAGGATTAAGGTGTTATGTACGACAGTCTAGTGATTTTGAATTAGTATggtcaaatcaaattcaaatctcACGTGGTCCAGTC
Protein-coding sequences here:
- the LOC142504454 gene encoding rust resistance kinase Lr10-like, coding for MSNGSLEKYIFNRESDDGSLSWDTKYKIAVGVARGIEYLHRGCNIQILHFDIKPHNILLTENFTPKISDFGLAKAYLTEKNIVTLTAARGTICYVAPELINRSIGGVSFKADVYSFGMLLMEMVGLRQDLTANDQNASKYFPDWIYDRVNKGKDVDIGDADQTDDECRGKINRMTIAALWCIQMSPDDRPSMSKVLEMLESNTEVLQIPPQPSELSQQVAENEDDEWETYSDSVTLFDDTLSSV